From Nitratidesulfovibrio vulgaris str. Hildenborough, a single genomic window includes:
- the gcvT gene encoding glycine cleavage system aminomethyltransferase GcvT codes for MSDLLLTPLNAWHRAQGAKMAPFAGWDMPIQYEGILAEHQHTRTHAALFDICHMGEFALRGPGAKQALARAVTHNLETLKPGRCRYGFLLNEAGCVLDDLIVYCLAEDDYMLVVNGACIASDFAALRERLPASLHFEDISAATAKLDLQGPKSIDALEGLLGRSFRELGYFAFTHTTFDGANLMVSRTGYTGELGYELYLPWDKAETLWTRLLENADVKPAGLGARDTLRLEVGLPLYGQDLDTTHTPAEAGYEGMLTNTVDYVGKGRDREVREVLVPLAIPGRRAARHGDAVALPDGTVVGVVTSGSFAPSVGHAVALAYVKKPHAEEDSFIIKAARVELEAKRAPLPFYAGGTARMKLQG; via the coding sequence TTGTCTGACCTTCTGCTGACCCCACTCAATGCATGGCATCGCGCCCAAGGTGCGAAGATGGCCCCCTTCGCCGGTTGGGACATGCCCATCCAGTATGAGGGCATCCTCGCCGAACATCAGCACACCCGCACCCATGCGGCCCTGTTCGACATATGCCACATGGGCGAATTCGCCCTGCGCGGCCCCGGCGCGAAGCAGGCCCTCGCAAGGGCCGTCACCCACAATCTCGAGACGCTCAAGCCCGGACGCTGCCGCTACGGATTCCTTCTCAATGAGGCAGGCTGCGTGCTTGACGACCTCATCGTCTACTGTCTGGCCGAAGACGACTACATGCTCGTCGTCAACGGGGCCTGCATAGCGTCAGACTTCGCCGCCTTGCGCGAACGCCTTCCCGCATCGCTGCACTTCGAGGACATCTCCGCAGCCACCGCAAAACTCGACCTGCAGGGGCCGAAATCCATCGACGCACTGGAGGGGCTTCTGGGGAGGAGTTTCCGCGAACTCGGCTACTTCGCCTTCACGCACACCACCTTCGACGGTGCCAATCTCATGGTGAGCCGTACCGGATACACCGGAGAACTCGGTTACGAGCTCTATCTCCCATGGGACAAGGCAGAGACCCTGTGGACGCGCCTTCTCGAGAATGCCGACGTCAAGCCTGCGGGCCTTGGCGCACGCGACACTCTGCGACTCGAAGTCGGACTTCCCCTCTACGGGCAGGACCTCGACACGACCCACACACCAGCGGAAGCAGGCTACGAAGGCATGCTGACGAACACCGTCGACTATGTGGGCAAAGGGCGTGACCGTGAGGTGCGCGAGGTACTCGTCCCCCTCGCCATTCCGGGCAGGCGTGCGGCGCGGCATGGCGACGCGGTGGCCCTTCCCGACGGCACTGTCGTCGGCGTCGTCACCAGCGGTTCGTTCGCCCCCAGTGTCGGACATGCCGTCGCCCTCGCCTACGTCAAGAAGCCCCATGCCGAAGAGGACTCGTTCATCATCAAGGCCGCAAGGGTTGAGCTCGAAGCGAAGCG